The Thalassophryne amazonica chromosome 13, fThaAma1.1, whole genome shotgun sequence genome window below encodes:
- the si:dkey-228d14.5 gene encoding transmembrane protein 150A — MVLWIIFPITLSLVSLIGTWTVYGLAFSRNHVCSLTDWYDANVCNKTQSHGCCNIPTISTSGATLPENSLFSAVINAGSFMFLLFCIFHHAHIMERHACHSLLSMTALVFGVVASLGAFVAGNCNVEVLLLAHHLGAAVSFTCICFYVVLLTDLTRKCALTGFEKFLYPLRVTSSIVQVLITVGYCIFFAQDKLWYTHMSAVFEWLLSSNLELFEFSYVVEFYYFSSFMISNVLSKREEEKPLIMAMS; from the exons GTATGGCCTAGCGTTCTCCAGAAATCATGTATGCTCCCTTACTGATTG GTATGATGCGAATGTCTGCAATAAAACTCAGTCCCATGGGTGCTGCAACATTCCCACCATAAG CACAAGTGGAGCCACACTACCAGAAAATTCCCTTTTTTCAGCTGTAATCAATGCTGGATCTTTCATGT TTCTGCTCTTCTGTATATTTCATCATGCTCATATCATGGAGAGACATGCATGCCACTCCCTGCTGAGCATGACTGCACTGGTCTTTGGTGTGGTGGCATCTCTGGGTGCATTTGTAGCTGGGAACTGTAAT GTGGAGGTTCTGCTGCTTGCACACCATCTAGGAGCTGCCGTCAGTTTCACATGCATCTGTTTCTACGTTGTCCTGCTcaccgatctgaccaggaagTGTGCGCTGACAGGGTTTGAGAAGTTCCTCTACCCACTCCGCGTCACCTCCTCTATAGTACAAGTTCTCATCACAGTTGGCT ACTGTATTTTCTTTGCACAGGACAAACTCTGGTACACTCACATGTCTGCTGTGTTTGAGTGGCTGCTCAGCAGCAACCTGGAGCTATTTGAGTTCAGCTACGTTGTGGAGTTTTACTATTTCTCGTCATTCATGATTTCAAATGTCTTGAGCAAACGAGAGGAAGAAAAACCTTTGATTATGGCGATGTCTTGA